One genomic region from Erythrobacter mangrovi encodes:
- a CDS encoding EVE domain-containing protein: MRYWLMKSEPDVYGWDDLVAEGEGTWDGVRNYRARNNLAAMEVGDLAFFYHSNIGLEIVGIVEISVSGIGDPTDDTGRWAAVKVKPVEKLPHPVTLKAIKAEPKLAECELIKLSRLSVAEIRPEEWAQILSMGGM, encoded by the coding sequence ATGCGCTATTGGCTGATGAAGTCCGAGCCCGATGTTTACGGATGGGACGACCTCGTCGCTGAGGGTGAAGGTACCTGGGACGGGGTGCGCAACTACCGCGCACGCAACAATCTGGCGGCGATGGAGGTTGGAGATCTTGCGTTCTTCTATCACTCGAACATCGGCCTGGAGATCGTAGGCATTGTCGAGATAAGTGTCAGCGGGATCGGGGATCCCACCGATGACACCGGCAGATGGGCCGCGGTGAAGGTAAAGCCGGTGGAAAAGCTCCCGCACCCAGTCACGCTCAAGGCGATCAAGGCAGAGCCTAAGCTCGCTGAATGCGAACTAATCAAGCTGTCACGCCTGTCGGTCGCGGAAATCCGCCCCGAGGAGTGGGCGCAGATCCTGTCGATGGGCGGTATGTGA
- a CDS encoding thiamine pyrophosphate-binding protein codes for MKAPATPAAARLLVDCLIEQGCDRIFTVPGESFLQILDGLGQQDAIEVVTCRQEGGVAFMACADGAMTGRPGVAFVTRGPGATNASIGVHVAMQDSQPMILFVGDVDSEMRDREGFQEVDFAAFFGPVAKWAARIDSADRIPEYVARAFATAISGRPGPVVLALPEDMLSHDTDASPRPRVERPAQAPCPDAIQAMMALIGDAAAPVAIIGGAGWNAKARAHFQLFAERLGIPVATAFRRQDAIVPSSPVYAGNLGYGPNPKLVERVKNADLILAVGARLGEATTDGYTVPPLTAKDRKLIHVHPDANELNRVYPADLAICAGMDEFAESAALWDEGDVLSFDAGAEAHAEWEAWATPQPNGHALDMGQAVAFMRETLPSDTIVCNGAGNFAGWWHRYWRYAGYPSQLAPTCGAMGYGVPAAVAAALRHRDRTVVAVAGDGDFLMNGQELATAVQHGADLIVILVDNGAYGTIRMHQEREFPGEERISGTRLANPDFAALGAAYGGWSALAETTGAFQSALLEAKDRKGLRLIHCVIEIEQLAASGATVSGLRNR; via the coding sequence ATGAAAGCGCCTGCCACTCCCGCCGCTGCGCGGCTGCTCGTCGACTGCCTGATCGAACAGGGCTGTGACCGTATCTTCACCGTGCCGGGAGAGAGCTTCCTCCAAATCCTCGACGGCCTTGGCCAGCAGGATGCGATTGAGGTTGTGACCTGTCGCCAGGAAGGCGGCGTGGCGTTCATGGCGTGCGCCGACGGCGCGATGACCGGGCGGCCCGGCGTCGCCTTCGTCACACGCGGGCCGGGCGCGACGAATGCCAGCATCGGCGTACACGTCGCGATGCAGGATTCGCAGCCGATGATCCTGTTCGTCGGCGACGTGGACAGCGAGATGCGTGATCGTGAGGGCTTCCAGGAAGTCGATTTCGCCGCCTTCTTCGGCCCCGTCGCCAAATGGGCTGCGCGGATCGACTCTGCCGACCGGATTCCCGAATATGTCGCTCGTGCCTTTGCCACCGCGATTTCAGGTCGCCCGGGCCCCGTGGTGCTCGCACTTCCTGAGGACATGTTGAGCCACGACACGGATGCGAGTCCGCGCCCGCGGGTCGAGCGCCCAGCGCAGGCCCCCTGTCCGGACGCGATCCAGGCGATGATGGCGCTGATCGGCGACGCCGCCGCCCCGGTGGCAATCATCGGCGGTGCAGGATGGAACGCCAAGGCCCGCGCGCACTTCCAGCTGTTTGCCGAGCGACTTGGCATTCCTGTGGCGACCGCCTTCCGGCGGCAGGACGCGATTGTTCCTTCGAGCCCGGTCTATGCGGGCAACCTGGGATACGGCCCCAATCCGAAGCTGGTCGAACGCGTGAAGAATGCCGACCTGATCCTTGCGGTAGGCGCGCGGCTCGGAGAGGCTACCACCGACGGTTATACGGTCCCGCCACTGACGGCCAAGGATCGCAAGCTGATCCATGTTCATCCCGATGCCAACGAGCTCAACCGGGTTTATCCCGCTGACCTCGCGATTTGTGCGGGCATGGACGAATTCGCCGAAAGCGCGGCGCTGTGGGACGAGGGCGATGTCCTGTCCTTCGACGCTGGGGCCGAGGCACATGCCGAGTGGGAGGCATGGGCGACCCCGCAGCCGAACGGTCATGCGCTCGACATGGGCCAGGCGGTCGCCTTCATGCGCGAAACGCTGCCGAGCGACACTATCGTCTGCAACGGTGCCGGGAACTTCGCCGGCTGGTGGCATCGTTACTGGCGCTATGCAGGCTACCCAAGCCAGCTCGCACCGACTTGTGGTGCAATGGGCTATGGCGTTCCCGCTGCAGTTGCCGCGGCCTTGCGCCACCGCGATCGTACCGTGGTCGCCGTCGCAGGCGATGGTGATTTCCTGATGAACGGGCAGGAACTGGCCACCGCCGTTCAGCACGGCGCCGACCTGATCGTGATACTCGTCGACAACGGCGCATACGGCACAATCCGCATGCATCAGGAACGCGAATTTCCCGGTGAAGAGCGGATCAGTGGGACCCGCCTCGCCAACCCGGATTTCGCGGCGCTCGGCGCTGCCTACGGTGGATGGTCAGCTCTCGCCGAAACAACCGGGGCTTTCCAGTCTGCCCTGCTCGAAGCAAAGGATCGCAAGGGCCTGCGGCTCATCCATTGCGTGATCGAGATCGAGCAACTTGCCGCCAGCGGTGCAACCGTTTCGGGCCTACGCAACCGCTAA
- a CDS encoding MFS transporter: MNTSTDLLRSKRFLPLFVTQLFNAFNDNLYKTAMVLFVVYQVYNDESTEAAFSALASGLFILPFFILSALAGQLADMRDKARIIRIVKFCEILIMFVGAVGLTLAWKGIAVDTFAIPLLLVALFAMGVHSTFFGPIKYAILPQHLRREEVLAGTGWVEAGTYVAILAGTILAGWIPVEVAAVGIVVTAVIGWLVSLKVPAAPPQGQPEKLDWHILRASVRLVRDTMHNAEVYYAILAISFFWTIGAVLFIQFPPLAKNVLMASKEVASLFLVVFSIGVAIGSVAVNRLLKGSVSARYAARSVLMMAVFVLAFYFVCKLWQADAPTELLGVADFVSWPMAAVLLLCLLGVAIAGGMFVVPLYAFLTTRVAPEKASRTIAANNIVNSGAMVIGSLLATALSAAGVPIVEQVLMCAAMCLFSAWLGDRLHRAESNAAAQVA, from the coding sequence ATGAATACCAGTACCGATTTGCTGCGTTCGAAGCGTTTCCTGCCGCTGTTCGTCACGCAGCTGTTCAACGCTTTCAACGACAACCTCTACAAGACCGCGATGGTCCTGTTCGTCGTCTACCAGGTGTACAACGACGAAAGCACCGAAGCGGCTTTCAGCGCCCTCGCCTCAGGTCTGTTCATCCTGCCCTTCTTCATTCTGTCCGCGCTTGCCGGCCAGCTCGCCGACATGCGGGACAAGGCGCGGATCATCCGGATCGTGAAGTTCTGCGAGATCCTGATCATGTTCGTCGGCGCCGTTGGGCTGACGCTCGCCTGGAAAGGGATTGCGGTCGACACCTTCGCCATCCCACTGCTGCTCGTCGCGCTCTTCGCAATGGGCGTCCATTCGACCTTCTTCGGTCCGATCAAATACGCCATTCTGCCCCAGCATTTACGCCGCGAGGAGGTCCTGGCTGGAACAGGCTGGGTGGAGGCCGGGACCTATGTCGCGATCCTCGCCGGAACCATCCTGGCGGGCTGGATTCCCGTCGAGGTCGCAGCGGTCGGAATTGTGGTCACAGCCGTCATCGGCTGGCTCGTCAGCCTGAAGGTTCCCGCCGCACCGCCGCAGGGACAGCCCGAGAAGCTTGACTGGCATATCCTGCGCGCCTCGGTGCGCCTGGTGCGCGACACGATGCACAATGCCGAAGTCTACTACGCGATCCTCGCGATCAGCTTCTTTTGGACGATCGGGGCCGTGCTTTTCATCCAGTTTCCGCCACTGGCGAAGAATGTCCTGATGGCATCGAAAGAGGTGGCGAGCCTGTTCCTGGTCGTGTTCTCGATTGGCGTGGCGATCGGCTCTGTTGCGGTGAATCGCCTGCTCAAGGGATCGGTTTCCGCGCGTTACGCGGCCCGATCCGTACTGATGATGGCAGTGTTCGTGCTGGCGTTCTATTTCGTGTGCAAGCTATGGCAGGCCGACGCGCCGACCGAACTGCTGGGCGTAGCGGACTTCGTCTCATGGCCGATGGCCGCAGTACTGCTGCTTTGCCTGCTGGGCGTCGCGATTGCCGGTGGCATGTTCGTGGTTCCACTCTACGCCTTCCTGACGACGCGCGTCGCCCCGGAAAAGGCATCGCGCACGATCGCAGCCAACAACATCGTCAATTCAGGTGCCATGGTGATCGGATCACTACTGGCGACGGCTCTCAGCGCTGCTGGGGTTCCGATTGTCGAACAGGTCCTGATGTGCGCCGCCATGTGCCTGTTCTCGGCTTGGCTTGGCGATCGCCTGCACCGCGCGGAAAGCAATGCTGCCGCGCAGGTGGCTTGA
- the pgsA gene encoding CDP-diacylglycerol--glycerol-3-phosphate 3-phosphatidyltransferase, with product MLTLPNTLTLSRIVAIPLLAFLLWWPGWEQGYLAAFVLYCAMGITDYFDGYLARSSGTVSKLGIFLDPIADKIMVAAVILVLAAQNVLRGPYVGDAHVIAGLIILMREIAVSGLREFLGPLQVSVPVSRLAKWKTTFQMVALGSLILGEGLPRWTMTVGDIAANVPHTVGLTTLWAAAALTVITGWDYLRVGLKHMD from the coding sequence ATGCTGACCTTGCCCAATACCCTCACGCTATCGCGGATCGTGGCGATACCGCTGCTCGCCTTCCTGTTGTGGTGGCCCGGGTGGGAGCAGGGTTACCTTGCGGCCTTTGTGCTTTACTGCGCGATGGGCATCACCGACTACTTCGACGGCTATCTTGCGCGCTCGAGTGGAACGGTGTCGAAGCTCGGCATCTTCCTCGATCCCATCGCCGACAAGATCATGGTTGCTGCGGTGATCCTGGTGCTAGCAGCGCAGAACGTGCTGCGCGGACCCTATGTGGGGGATGCGCATGTCATCGCCGGCCTCATCATCCTGATGCGCGAGATCGCCGTTTCGGGCCTGCGCGAATTCCTTGGCCCGTTGCAGGTTTCGGTGCCGGTCAGCCGCTTGGCAAAGTGGAAGACGACCTTCCAGATGGTTGCACTCGGCTCGCTGATACTAGGCGAGGGCTTGCCGCGCTGGACCATGACAGTCGGCGATATCGCCGCGAATGTGCCGCACACGGTTGGTTTGACCACACTTTGGGCCGCCGCCGCGCTGACGGTGATTACCGGTTGGGATTACCTACGGGTCGGCCTCAAACACATGGACTAG
- a CDS encoding hydrogen peroxide-inducible genes activator yields MSTYLPTLKQLQYLVALHEHGHFGRAAEASFVSQSTLSAGIRELESLLGITLVERSRRVVRFTALGNQVVEKAHRILREAEELADLVQAAGKPLAGQLRMSVIPTIAPFLLPRFLPRLRKERPDLQLFLREETSHDAVESLQHGRVDCVLLALPFATGEVEKAHISDDELYVAFPKNDPRDPPEVIPPSMIDEGRLLLLEDGHCLKEHALAACNRPELRASATMIGTSLHTLVQMVDNGLGLTMLPKMAVDAGILNGTDVVARPLKSKNATREIALIWRKNSPRRDDFELLAKELRAG; encoded by the coding sequence GTGAGCACTTACCTCCCCACCTTGAAGCAGCTGCAATATCTCGTCGCGCTGCACGAACATGGCCACTTCGGCCGCGCAGCAGAGGCCAGCTTCGTTTCGCAGTCGACCCTGTCGGCAGGCATCCGCGAGCTCGAGTCGCTGCTTGGCATCACGCTGGTCGAGCGCAGCCGCCGGGTCGTCCGCTTCACCGCGCTGGGCAACCAGGTGGTGGAGAAGGCCCACCGCATCCTGCGCGAGGCTGAGGAGCTGGCCGATCTCGTCCAGGCTGCGGGCAAGCCGCTTGCCGGGCAACTTCGGATGAGCGTCATCCCGACGATTGCCCCCTTCCTACTGCCGCGCTTCCTCCCGCGCCTGCGCAAAGAGCGCCCCGATCTCCAGCTGTTCCTGCGCGAAGAAACCAGCCACGATGCGGTCGAGTCGCTCCAGCACGGCCGAGTCGACTGCGTGCTACTCGCGCTGCCCTTCGCCACCGGTGAGGTCGAGAAGGCACATATCTCCGACGACGAGCTCTACGTCGCTTTCCCCAAGAACGACCCGCGCGATCCACCAGAAGTGATCCCCCCGAGCATGATCGACGAGGGGCGCCTGCTGCTTCTCGAAGACGGGCACTGCCTCAAGGAACATGCGCTGGCCGCCTGCAACCGCCCCGAATTGCGCGCTTCGGCGACCATGATCGGCACGAGCCTGCACACGCTGGTGCAGATGGTCGACAATGGCCTGGGCCTCACCATGCTGCCGAAAATGGCGGTCGATGCAGGCATATTGAACGGCACCGACGTCGTCGCCCGCCCGCTCAAGAGCAAGAACGCTACTCGCGAGATCGCGCTGATCTGGCGCAAGAACTCACCGCGCCGGGACGATTTCGAACTGTTGGCAAAGGAACTGCGCGCCGGGTGA
- the rnd gene encoding ribonuclease D, which yields MKIHDLITTTDALADLCERLAKSDFVTVDTEFMRENTYWPELCLVQIANEEEAAAIDPLANGIDLSPLWDLMCNNEDVLKVFHAGGQDVEIVYNFTGKTPHPIFDTQIAMMAISQSEQIGYANLVESWLGLTIDKGARFTDWSRRPLTDRQIEYAIGDVTHLSKIFPKILRKLIKTGRGAWLDAEMDKLADPANYANDAGLAWRRIRQPGRNPAVLGRLKALAAWREAEAQHKNIPRGRIMRDETLADIASHPPKKQAELIKVRGLSNAWKDNDIGKRLMKVLEKAEPLPKEEMPEKPKVGAPLGKEGALVADLLKLLLKIRAREIDVAARLLTRADEMEALAAGVRDLPLLQGWRFEVFGKDALELVEGKLAFAVKNGRLLMTHVDEVHAGMLETQAAE from the coding sequence ATGAAGATACACGACCTGATTACCACGACCGACGCCCTCGCCGACTTGTGCGAGAGGCTGGCGAAGAGCGATTTCGTCACCGTCGATACCGAATTCATGCGCGAGAACACCTATTGGCCCGAACTGTGCCTGGTGCAGATCGCCAATGAGGAAGAAGCCGCGGCGATTGACCCGCTGGCCAATGGAATCGACCTTTCCCCGCTGTGGGACCTGATGTGCAACAATGAGGATGTACTCAAGGTCTTCCACGCCGGCGGACAGGACGTCGAGATTGTCTACAATTTCACCGGCAAGACCCCGCATCCGATCTTCGACACGCAGATCGCGATGATGGCGATCAGCCAGTCCGAACAGATCGGATATGCCAACCTCGTCGAAAGCTGGCTCGGCCTGACGATCGACAAGGGGGCGCGCTTCACCGATTGGAGCCGGCGCCCGTTGACCGACCGCCAGATCGAATATGCGATCGGCGATGTGACGCACCTGTCGAAGATCTTCCCCAAGATCCTGCGCAAGTTGATCAAGACCGGGCGTGGCGCCTGGCTCGATGCAGAGATGGACAAGCTCGCCGACCCGGCGAATTACGCCAATGACGCGGGCCTCGCGTGGCGGCGCATCCGCCAGCCGGGGCGCAATCCGGCGGTGCTGGGGCGCCTGAAGGCGCTGGCGGCCTGGCGCGAGGCTGAGGCGCAACACAAGAATATCCCCCGCGGGCGCATCATGCGCGATGAGACGCTGGCCGATATTGCCAGTCATCCGCCCAAGAAGCAGGCCGAACTGATCAAGGTTCGCGGACTGTCGAATGCGTGGAAAGACAATGACATCGGCAAGCGTCTTATGAAAGTGCTCGAGAAGGCCGAGCCGCTGCCCAAGGAAGAAATGCCCGAAAAGCCGAAGGTCGGTGCGCCGCTGGGCAAAGAAGGCGCATTGGTTGCCGACCTTCTGAAGCTGCTGCTCAAGATCCGTGCACGCGAGATCGACGTCGCCGCGCGCCTGTTGACCCGCGCTGACGAGATGGAGGCGCTCGCCGCAGGCGTCCGCGATCTGCCACTGCTCCAGGGCTGGCGCTTTGAAGTGTTCGGCAAGGACGCGCTCGAATTGGTTGAAGGCAAACTTGCCTTCGCGGTGAAGAACGGTCGTTTGCTGATGACCCATGTCGATGAAGTCCACGCCGGCATGCTCGAGACTCAGGCAGCGGAGTGA
- the aspS gene encoding aspartate--tRNA ligase translates to MHAYRTHNCAALTKADVGETVRLSGWVHNKRDHGGVLFVDLRDHYGITQIVADSDSEALPVLEKLKLESVVTIDGTVKARADVAVNPNLPTGEIEVFARGVTVQSRADDLPLIVNSAEDYPEETRLKYRFVDLRRERVHANIMLRSKVISSLRRRMQDQGFTEFQTPILGASSPEGARDYLVPSRLHPGRFYALPQAPQMFKQLLMVAGFDRYFQIAPCFRDEDLRADRSPEFYQLDFEMSFVTQEDVFQAIEPVLAGVFEEFANGKTVTPAGTFPRIPYAESMLKYGTDKPDLRNPLIISDVTEHFTTSGFGLFEKIVGSGGRVRVVPAPNTHEKSRKFFDDMNDWARREGFAGLGYVTRKGGEFGGPIAKNHGTEGMEKLYAELGLGENDGLFFAAGKEKDAAKLAGAARTRVAEELGLIEEGCFKFCWIVDFPMFEYDEEQKKIDFSHNPFSMPQGEMEALETQDPLTIKAWQYDIVCNGYELSSGAIRNHRPDIMYKAFEIAGYSKESVDENFSGMIEAFKLGAPPHGGSAPGIDRIVMLLADEPNIREVIAFPLNQKAQDLMMGAPSQVEPRQLRDVHIRTVEAPKTA, encoded by the coding sequence ATGCACGCCTATCGTACCCACAACTGTGCCGCGCTGACCAAGGCAGATGTCGGCGAAACTGTCCGCCTGTCGGGCTGGGTGCACAACAAGCGCGATCATGGCGGCGTTCTGTTTGTCGACCTGCGTGACCACTATGGAATCACCCAGATCGTTGCCGACAGCGACAGCGAAGCGCTGCCGGTCCTCGAAAAGCTGAAGCTGGAATCGGTCGTCACGATCGACGGAACGGTAAAGGCGCGCGCCGATGTGGCGGTGAACCCGAACCTGCCGACCGGCGAGATCGAAGTGTTCGCCCGCGGCGTGACGGTGCAGAGCCGTGCGGACGATCTGCCGCTGATCGTCAACTCGGCCGAAGACTACCCGGAAGAAACGCGCCTCAAATACCGCTTCGTCGACCTGCGTCGCGAGCGCGTCCATGCCAACATCATGCTGCGCAGCAAGGTGATTTCCAGCCTGCGCCGCCGGATGCAGGATCAGGGCTTCACGGAATTCCAGACCCCGATTCTCGGCGCATCGAGCCCCGAAGGCGCGCGCGACTACCTCGTGCCCAGCCGCCTCCACCCGGGCCGCTTCTATGCGCTCCCGCAGGCGCCGCAGATGTTCAAGCAGCTGTTGATGGTCGCCGGCTTTGACCGCTATTTCCAGATCGCGCCCTGCTTCCGCGACGAAGACCTGCGCGCCGACCGCAGCCCCGAGTTCTACCAGCTCGATTTCGAGATGAGCTTCGTCACGCAGGAAGACGTGTTCCAGGCGATCGAGCCGGTGCTGGCGGGCGTGTTCGAGGAATTCGCGAACGGCAAGACCGTGACCCCGGCGGGCACATTCCCGCGCATTCCTTACGCGGAATCGATGCTCAAATACGGCACTGACAAGCCTGACCTGCGCAATCCGCTTATCATCAGCGACGTGACCGAACATTTCACCACTTCGGGCTTTGGCTTGTTCGAGAAAATCGTTGGTTCGGGCGGACGCGTGCGCGTGGTTCCCGCGCCCAACACGCATGAGAAGAGCCGAAAGTTCTTCGACGACATGAACGACTGGGCGCGCCGCGAAGGCTTTGCCGGGCTTGGCTACGTCACCCGCAAGGGTGGCGAATTCGGTGGCCCGATTGCCAAGAACCACGGCACCGAAGGCATGGAGAAGCTCTATGCCGAACTCGGCCTGGGCGAAAACGACGGGCTGTTCTTTGCTGCAGGCAAGGAGAAGGATGCCGCCAAGCTCGCCGGTGCTGCGCGCACCCGCGTGGCCGAGGAACTGGGCCTGATCGAAGAGGGATGCTTCAAGTTCTGCTGGATCGTCGACTTCCCGATGTTCGAATACGACGAGGAGCAGAAGAAGATCGACTTCAGCCATAACCCCTTCTCGATGCCGCAGGGCGAGATGGAAGCGCTGGAGACGCAGGATCCGCTGACGATCAAGGCCTGGCAGTATGACATCGTCTGCAACGGCTACGAGCTCAGCTCGGGTGCGATCCGGAACCATCGCCCGGACATCATGTACAAGGCGTTCGAGATCGCCGGCTATTCCAAGGAATCGGTCGACGAAAATTTCTCGGGCATGATCGAGGCGTTCAAGCTCGGCGCACCGCCGCATGGCGGCTCGGCGCCGGGTATCGACCGCATCGTAATGCTGCTGGCCGACGAGCCGAACATCCGCGAGGTGATTGCCTTCCCGCTCAACCAGAAGGCGCAGGACCTGATGATGGGTGCGCCCAGCCAGGTAGAGCCGCGCCAGCTGCGCGACGTGCACATCCGTACCGTGGAAGCACCCAAGACGGCCTGA
- a CDS encoding COG3904 family protein, whose protein sequence is MKFRQALVGGAIALAILTGAKDPDNPTCPADPNWGPSTAMTLTPAVKMGVRVLLAEGVIDATLPERLRQALEADESIGEIWIRSSGGDAAAGNEAGKVIRSFPGMLTRIPSGWTCFSACNFVFMGGDRRVVEPGGEFMVHMFTYTNQRDVIQEASKEGTTGTVRLIADIEQQSALLASDDNDFLIRMGISRKLLTEIMYRQQAVQSEEDPTTRYCLDQEEVRRYNVMPEERPG, encoded by the coding sequence ATGAAGTTTCGGCAGGCATTGGTGGGCGGCGCGATCGCCCTGGCGATACTCACGGGGGCCAAGGACCCCGACAATCCGACCTGTCCGGCCGACCCCAATTGGGGACCGTCGACGGCAATGACGCTGACCCCGGCGGTCAAGATGGGCGTTCGCGTGCTTCTCGCTGAGGGTGTCATCGATGCAACGCTGCCCGAGCGACTCCGCCAGGCGCTCGAGGCCGACGAATCGATTGGCGAGATCTGGATTCGTTCGAGCGGGGGTGATGCGGCGGCAGGAAATGAAGCGGGCAAGGTAATCCGCTCTTTCCCGGGGATGCTGACTCGTATTCCTTCAGGGTGGACCTGCTTTTCAGCCTGCAACTTTGTATTCATGGGTGGTGACCGGCGGGTGGTCGAGCCCGGCGGCGAGTTCATGGTGCACATGTTTACCTACACCAACCAGCGCGACGTGATTCAGGAAGCGAGCAAGGAAGGGACCACAGGTACGGTGCGCCTGATTGCCGATATCGAGCAGCAGAGCGCCTTGCTGGCCAGCGACGACAATGATTTCCTGATCCGCATGGGCATCAGCCGCAAGCTTCTGACCGAGATCATGTACAGGCAGCAGGCGGTGCAATCCGAAGAAGATCCCACCACGCGCTACTGCCTCGATCAGGAAGAAGTGCGTCGCTACAACGTTATGCCGGAAGAACGGCCCGGCTAA
- a CDS encoding acyl carrier protein: MSDTADRVQKIVVEHLGVETDKVTQDASFIDDLGADSLDIVELVMAFEEEFGVEIPDDAAEKITTVGDATKYIEEHKG, translated from the coding sequence ATGAGCGATACTGCCGACCGCGTGCAGAAGATTGTGGTCGAACACCTCGGCGTCGAGACCGACAAGGTCACTCAGGACGCGAGCTTCATCGACGATCTCGGTGCCGACAGCCTCGACATCGTCGAGCTGGTCATGGCCTTTGAAGAAGAGTTTGGCGTCGAGATTCCCGACGATGCGGCTGAAAAGATCACCACCGTCGGCGACGCGACCAAGTATATTGAAGAGCACAAGGGCTAA
- the fabF gene encoding beta-ketoacyl-ACP synthase II, translated as MRRVVVTGLGLVTPLGGDVETTWANLIAGKSGAGQITRFDTSDQKCTIACEVKPKDHEWGFDPEKRVDFKVQRQVDPFIVYGIDAAGQALEDAGLLDMDDDLKMRTGCSIGSGIGGLPGIESESIVLHERGPGRVSPHFVHGRLINLISGQVSIKYGLMGPNHAVVTACSTGAHSIGDAARMIKDGDADIMLAGGSESTINPLGVAGFAQAKALNMSMNDRPTEASRPYDKGRDGFVMGEGAGVVVLEEYEHAKARGAKIYAEVVGYGLSGDAYHVTAPHPEGKGAELSMRMALRKSGLQPGDIDYVNAHGTSTMADTIELAAVKRVLGDDLTGASMSSTKSAMGHLLGGAGAVETIFCILAIRDQVVPPTLNLDDPDEGTEGVDLVPKVARKREVRAALNNSFGFGGTNASLIVKKVD; from the coding sequence ATGCGTCGTGTGGTTGTAACCGGTCTTGGACTCGTCACCCCCTTGGGTGGAGACGTTGAGACCACCTGGGCGAACCTGATCGCGGGCAAGAGCGGGGCGGGGCAGATCACCCGTTTCGATACGTCCGATCAGAAGTGCACCATTGCGTGCGAGGTGAAGCCGAAGGATCACGAGTGGGGCTTCGATCCCGAAAAGCGCGTGGACTTCAAGGTCCAGCGCCAGGTCGACCCCTTCATTGTCTATGGCATCGATGCCGCTGGTCAGGCGCTCGAGGATGCCGGCCTGCTCGACATGGATGACGACCTCAAGATGCGCACCGGCTGCTCGATCGGCTCGGGCATCGGCGGGTTGCCGGGCATCGAGAGCGAATCAATCGTGCTGCATGAGCGTGGTCCTGGTCGCGTTTCGCCGCACTTCGTCCATGGACGCCTGATCAACCTGATCAGCGGCCAGGTCTCGATCAAATACGGCCTGATGGGTCCGAACCACGCGGTAGTGACCGCTTGTTCGACCGGCGCGCACTCGATCGGTGACGCGGCGCGCATGATCAAGGATGGCGACGCCGACATCATGCTGGCGGGCGGTTCGGAAAGCACCATCAACCCCCTCGGCGTGGCCGGCTTTGCGCAGGCCAAGGCGCTCAACATGAGCATGAATGACCGCCCGACCGAGGCAAGCCGCCCCTATGACAAAGGCCGCGATGGCTTCGTTATGGGTGAGGGCGCGGGCGTCGTCGTGCTTGAAGAATACGAACATGCCAAGGCGCGCGGGGCGAAGATCTATGCCGAGGTCGTCGGCTATGGCCTTTCGGGCGACGCCTATCACGTCACCGCGCCGCACCCCGAAGGCAAAGGGGCCGAACTCTCCATGCGTATGGCTTTGCGCAAGTCGGGCCTCCAACCGGGTGATATCGACTACGTCAACGCTCACGGCACCTCGACCATGGCCGACACCATCGAACTGGCTGCGGTCAAGCGGGTGCTGGGTGACGATCTCACTGGGGCCTCGATGAGTTCGACAAAGTCGGCGATGGGCCATTTGCTGGGTGGTGCAGGTGCAGTTGAAACGATTTTCTGCATCCTCGCAATCCGCGATCAGGTTGTCCCGCCGACGCTCAACCTCGACGATCCCGACGAGGGGACCGAGGGCGTCGACCTGGTGCCCAAGGTGGCGAGGAAGCGCGAAGTGCGTGCCGCACTCAACAACAGCTTCGGCTTCGGCGGAACCAACGCATCGCTGATCGTCAAGAAGGTCGACTGA